Sequence from the Ictalurus furcatus strain D&B chromosome 29, Billie_1.0, whole genome shotgun sequence genome:
agctttcgcttatagagccccacagttatggaacagtcttccaattagtgttcgggactcagacacagtctcagtgtttaagtccagactGAAAACATATTCGTTTACTCAAACtttttgtgatatatatatcaTTCTAATTGTCAAACAGGAAAGAGTTAGTGTTTTTAGTATTGTGTGAATGTTCTGCAGTTTTTATGGATGTTTGACTGGAAAgttgtgagagaaaaaaagtaagaaaaaaaatcctcctcCCTGCTGCAGGACAGGTGTGCCGAGAGCTATGTGTGTTTAACTCAGGGTCTTTTCCTGTACTGTTTCCGCCCTcatctattcacacacacacacacacacaatcaaacagtattttcctacaacagtacaatgttatttatttatttacagcctCACTTcatgaggttttatttttaaactgttctGTATAATTGTGACTAAGAGATTTGTTCTTTACGTACTTTTATACTCATTACACTcactgtgtgttactgcaggACAGTGATTGTTCAGACTTCCTTCCTTATTTTCTTACTCACTCGGGAGGAGGACATGCCAGGATTTACACCGCTGCCGGTTTTGATAAGGGGGGAGCTTTCCATCACGTTCTTTCCTGCTGggtgggaacacacacacacacacacacacacacacccacacaccccatACTGAGCACAGCAGTCTTGACTTCATTAACTGCATGAACATGGTGAGTGTCCGATATATCTGACTGATTTGTTCTTCTGTTTATAAAATTGGATCATCatgttattgtaatatttttatgtttttgtaatacttttttttattactaatattaaaGTGCTCTATAAATCATTAGCAGGAATATTTGCAGCAGCTGTTTGTTGTTCAGTTTCAGGATCTCATGTACAGGAACACACACGAGATGATCTTTAAGAGAAACAGTACAGTGGcacgtttgtgtgtttattctgtatttatttcacTTCCTGTGTGCAGGCGAGAGGACGGACAGTGAGAGTGGaatgtgagggagtgagtgtgaTTCTGATGATGCTCCTCGCTGCTCTCCACCACACGGTGAGCTCTTTACTACTCACTTACTACAAACATTCTGCATTACAACCAGTTTACACTCAAATTCCTCAGTTTTATTCTGGTGAAATCTACAAAAGTCACATTTAGAACCTGTGTTCAGTTTCTCTTGTATGTGGATCAGATCCTGTACCGTATCCCACTCCTTATAGACAAATCTGGATTTAAATACACCACTAAAACATCACACTGTAAATTCAAGAGAATGACTGTAGATGATCCTGAATTAGGAGGAATTGAGATGAATTACAATCATTTACTGTGAATTTACAGAGAATTAGTGTGAATCTTCAGCACTCTGCAGATGATCTAATATGTTCTTGCTTTAAGTTTTCGGTCGACTGATTCTGGGAACTTTTATTTCTGTATCAAATTCTCCTCTGTTTCACATCAACTCACTACATTTCCTGTTTAGTTTCTAGTAACATATGAGTTATTATGATGCAGTGGGAGGGGTttgggttatgatgtaatgcaGTGGGAGGAGTTTGGGTTATGATGCAATGGGAGGGGTTTTGGTTATGATGCAATGGGAGGGGTTTGGATTATGATATAATGTAGTGGGAGGGGTTTGGGTTATGATATACTGCAATGGGAGGGGTTTGGGTTATGATATAATGTAGTGGGGGGGTTTGTATTATGATGTGATGTAGTGGGAGGGGTTTGTATAATGATGTAATGAATTGGTAGGGGTTTGTGTTATGATCTAGTGTGGTGGGAGGAGTTTTGGTCACAGTATGAGTGTTactcttatgtttttttttgctattgtgtacatttttttatatatttcctGTTGTATTCTGCAGGTGAAAGCGGAGGTGAGGAAGTTGGACATGGCTCCTGATGCAGTAGACGACGATTTCTCGCAGTGTCGAGAGAAAATGCTGAAGGCTGTTACTGAACCAGGCGGCCTGCTGCAGAAGGAGCTCAAGGCTAATAAAGAGTTTGAGGAGCTGTGGAGTAAACACAGTGGAGAGTGCAAGAAGAACATTCCTGGTGGAACATCTTATCACATCGATGCTCTACAGGCGTATGGAAATTCTAGGACTAAATTTAGAAAAACTTTCAACAGTTTGGTTTATAGCAAAGGCAGCAACAGCACGACCTACAGAGACGAATTTCCCTTCAAGTCTCTTCACTTCCTCCTAACAGACTTCCTGCGTCTGCTGAAGCGTACAAACACCAGTACGACCGTGTACTACGCCACCAGTAACACCTACACAGCAGATACGGGGACCGAGGTCCGATTCGGAAAGTTCATCAGAGCCGGAACCTCTCAGAGCACTGAAATTGAAGCGCTGTACGATGGAGGCACCGTGTTTATCATCAGTTCCTGTTCTGTGGTTAATGTTGAAGAGAACATGTGTAAATCTGAGGAACTCCAGGCTCTTATTTCTCCAGCCGAGGTCTTCACAGTGCAGAACGTTAGAGATGTTAGCACTGATGATgccacatataaagaaatcactTTAACACACTCGCGCTTTCTCAGCAATCATACCTGCTCTTTCTTCCACAGGTAAGACGATAACTTGTAGTAAATTCAGGTGTTTATATAAGATTGTGTAGGTTTTGTTTTCATGATGAGATTTCCACTTTGCTTCTAGACTTCTGAATCCTGTGCTCTGACGTTCAACACAAAACACTAAGCTTGAACTCAACAGTGATGCAGAGTGGATTTTTCCTCTAatgactctttctctctgtttcctgTCTCTCTTAAGGAACGCCGCGGATGCCGAATCCTCCACCTCTCTGACTTTTACACTTCTGGCGCTGACGGCCTCCTTGCTGAGTCACTTTACACTGATGGAGTGACTCACGTGTTCATCGACACGTTTATATCAATTTATTACAACATTTTTAGTAGAGTTCTTTTCTCATGACATGTTTCAGTTCTCCTTTTAATTTGATCCATGATCAGAAGTACCGGGAGCATTCTCGGGTAAtgacagacaaataaaaatcagattACAGAAGTGTAAGATAATAAGGAcctcatgttttattattaacacagaAGTCCTGAGTCGTAGTGATAACTCAAACGAACTGGTTCAGATGTTAGAGCAGGGACACAAGAGGTGACGAATCTCGAAAGGTCTCGATGCCGGTGTGTCACAGATTTGGAAAACACTGTTGCCCTGATGAGTTTAATACGACTTCATGATTACTGGTTTCTTTGACGTGAGTAGACAGGAAATGTGagaga
This genomic interval carries:
- the LOC128604304 gene encoding ecto-ADP-ribosyltransferase 5-like, yielding MNMARGRTVRVECEGVSVILMMLLAALHHTVKAEVRKLDMAPDAVDDDFSQCREKMLKAVTEPGGLLQKELKANKEFEELWSKHSGECKKNIPGGTSYHIDALQAYGNSRTKFRKTFNSLVYSKGSNSTTYRDEFPFKSLHFLLTDFLRLLKRTNTSTTVYYATSNTYTADTGTEVRFGKFIRAGTSQSTEIEALYDGGTVFIISSCSVVNVEENMCKSEELQALISPAEVFTVQNVRDVSTDDATYKEITLTHSRFLSNHTCSFFHRNAADAESSTSLTFTLLALTASLLSHFTLME